The Meleagris gallopavo isolate NT-WF06-2002-E0010 breed Aviagen turkey brand Nicholas breeding stock chromosome 10, Turkey_5.1, whole genome shotgun sequence genome contains a region encoding:
- the LOC109369126 gene encoding heat shock transcription factor, Y-linked-like encodes WLPHFASKRPLPCDAAVTQWNVPMVTFVKVPLSAARVPLRFLLLLAGQALLAAGTVVDRNFCPGEKFTIPMETPSLETSGVSLPNTQSAVSASAAHRLRGKRAAADAALGPLQEEKTSPFSPGEVCAKRRCCGPSEKCSGKAHDMSSCSFLNHLRKVVESDGFQSIWWGDDGDFIVIEEPFFTTEVLARGGVFDVGNMKDFVRLLHHHGFYIVDADLPTSASRARFLAEGVSISTPSELLCYYHPYFKRDHLQCQRRFKRSVGARRRRPAASSQALAWKEGQQSSSLQSEMQSGAAAWAGSELPVSSCSAAPAAPAAADHSARPVPSGPFPPGLGPDSGAAGDGVARVYNLRSRKHCRRE; translated from the exons TGGCTGCCCCATTTTGCCAGCAAACGTCCTCTGCCCTGTGATGCGGCTGTGACGCAGTGGAACGTCCCCATGGTGACGTTTGTGAAGGTCCCACTGTCCGCAGCACGGGTGCCATTGcgcttcctgctgctgctggcaggacaAGCCTTGTTGGCTGCGGGAACCGTCGTGGACAGGAATTTCTGCCCAGGTGAAAAATTCACCATTCCAATGGAGACACCTTCCTTAGAAACATCGGGTGTTTCTCTTCCAAACACCCAGTCGGCAGTCTCGGCATCTGCTGCCCACCGACTCCGTGGTAAAAGAGCAGCTGCGGATGCTGCCCTTGGACCTCTCCAAGAGGAGAAGacttctccattttctcctgGGGAAGTCTGTGCcaaaagaagatgctgtggtCCCTCTGAGAAATGCTCCGGCAAAGCCCACGACATGTCATCCTGCTCCTTTCTCAACCATCTCCGGAAAGTTGTTGAGAGTGATGGCTTCCAGTCCATTTGGTGGGGCGATGACGGAGACTTCATTGTGATTGAGGAGCCATTCTTCACAACAGAAGTACTGGCCAGAGGAGGAGTTTTTGATGTTGGCAACATGAAAGATTTTGTTCGTCTCCTTCATCACCATGGCTTCTACATCGTGGATGCAGATTTGCCAACATCTGCCTCCCGTGCTCGGTTCCTAGCAGAGGGAGTATCAATCTCTACTCCTAGCGAG TTACTCTGCTACTATCACCCCTATTTCAAGAGAGATCATCTCCAGTGCCAGAGAAGATTCAAGCGGAGTGTTGGTGCTAGAAGGAGAAGACCAGCTGCCTCCTCGCAGGCCCTGGCTTGGAAGGAgggccagcagagcagcagcctgcagtcaGAGATGCAGTCAGGCGCTGCTGCGTGGGCGGGCAGTGAGCTCCCtgtcagcagctgcagtgccgctcctgctgctcctgctgctgcagatcaCAGCGCACGTCCAGTCCCAAGCGGTCCTTTTCCACCGGGGCTGGGACCCGATAGCGGAGCTGCAGGTGATGGAGTTGCACGTGTCTACAACTTGCGCTCCAGGAAGCACTGCAGACGGGAGTAG